In Gordonia crocea, the following are encoded in one genomic region:
- a CDS encoding facilitated glucose transporter — MLALLFIDGLIVGILSVAFLNLYLGTVVAPIGILIAAVGNALLLWLASAHARAPLSWLPVFGWGLVLVIALGGGPGGDVLFLSDWRVVALILAGVAVPAALASFLQTRRRVEEAARRDIDRAARGR, encoded by the coding sequence ATGCTGGCATTGCTGTTCATCGACGGGCTGATCGTCGGGATCCTCTCGGTGGCCTTCCTCAACCTCTACCTCGGCACGGTCGTCGCGCCGATCGGCATCCTCATCGCCGCGGTGGGCAATGCGCTGCTGCTCTGGCTCGCCTCGGCCCATGCCCGGGCGCCGCTCAGTTGGCTGCCGGTGTTCGGCTGGGGGCTGGTACTGGTCATCGCCCTGGGCGGGGGGCCCGGCGGGGACGTGTTGTTCCTGTCCGACTGGCGGGTCGTGGCGCTGATCCTCGCCGGGGTGGCCGTCCCGGCCGCACTGGCGTCGTTCCTGCAGACCCGTCGCCGGGTCGAGGAGGCGGCGCGCCGCGACATCGACCGGGCGGCCCGGGGGCGGTAG
- a CDS encoding bifunctional FO biosynthesis protein CofGH, protein MVTDERPSAAAMRRALRRARDGATLNVDEAAVLLAATGDDLADLTASAARVRDAGLKAAGRDGQISYSRKVFIPLTHLCRDRCHYCTFVTVPGKLAGQGKGMFLEIDEVLEIARAGAALGCKEALFTLGDRPEDRWPQAAEWLDARGYDSTLQYVRAAAIRVLEETGLLPHLNPGVMSWEEISRLKPVAPSMGMMLETTSRRLFEEKGQPHYGSPDKDPSVRLQVLTDAGRLSVPFTTGILVGIGENRVERAESIMAIRASHKAYGHIQEVIVQNFRAKSDTAMRSVPDADLAEYRAAIAVSRLLLGPAMRIQAPPNLVDAGECADLIAAGIDDWGGVSPLTPDHVNPERPWPNLDTLADITAASGFTLTERLTAQPPYILAGSPWIDPRVAGHVRALADPDTGLAADGAMPVGRPWQEPDEEWESTGRVDLNTEIDGEGRRTETRSDLGSAFGDWETVRSQVAALADAESGAPSRLSSEVVAALRRAEADPAGCSDADYLALATADGDDLEAVVALADSLRAEVVGPDVTYVVNRNINFTNICYTGCRFCAFAQRKGDADAFTLSADEVADRAWEAHVAGATEVCMQGGIDPELPVTGYADLVRAVKARVPSMHVHAFSPMEIVNGASRGGQSVRDWLVALREAGLDTIPGTAAEILDDEVRWVLTKGKLPTATWIEVISTAHSVGLRSSSTMMYGHVDAPRHWVGHLNTLRSIQDETGGFTEFVPLPFVHQSSPLYLAGASRPGPTRRDNRAVHALARIMLHGRIDNIQTSWVKLGVDGTRAMLNGGANDLGGTLMEETISRMAGSMHGSEKTVAELHEIAAGIGRRARQRTTEYGRVQVDRGDLRHAGGAPISLAVAYDL, encoded by the coding sequence ATGGTGACCGATGAACGCCCCTCCGCGGCGGCCATGCGACGTGCGCTCCGGCGCGCTCGTGACGGTGCGACACTCAACGTCGACGAAGCCGCAGTACTGCTGGCCGCCACCGGCGACGACCTCGCCGATCTCACCGCCTCCGCCGCGCGTGTCCGTGACGCCGGGTTGAAAGCGGCCGGCCGCGACGGCCAGATCAGCTACTCGCGCAAGGTCTTCATCCCGCTGACGCACCTGTGTCGGGACCGGTGTCACTACTGCACGTTCGTCACCGTGCCGGGCAAGCTGGCCGGCCAGGGCAAGGGCATGTTCCTCGAGATCGACGAAGTCCTCGAGATCGCCCGGGCCGGCGCCGCATTGGGATGCAAGGAAGCGCTGTTCACGCTCGGCGACCGTCCGGAGGACCGGTGGCCGCAGGCCGCCGAGTGGCTCGACGCCCGCGGTTACGACTCGACGCTGCAATACGTGCGCGCCGCGGCGATCCGGGTGCTGGAGGAGACCGGCCTGCTGCCGCACCTCAACCCCGGAGTCATGTCGTGGGAGGAGATCTCACGACTCAAGCCGGTCGCCCCGTCGATGGGGATGATGCTGGAGACCACGTCGCGGCGGCTGTTCGAGGAGAAGGGGCAGCCGCACTACGGCAGTCCGGACAAGGATCCGTCGGTGCGCCTGCAGGTGCTCACCGACGCGGGCCGGTTGTCGGTGCCGTTCACCACCGGGATCCTCGTCGGGATCGGCGAGAACCGGGTCGAGCGCGCCGAGTCGATCATGGCGATCCGCGCCAGTCACAAGGCCTACGGCCACATCCAAGAAGTCATCGTCCAGAACTTCCGGGCCAAGTCGGACACCGCCATGCGGTCGGTACCCGACGCGGATCTGGCCGAGTACCGGGCGGCGATCGCGGTGTCCCGACTGCTGCTCGGACCGGCGATGCGGATCCAGGCGCCGCCGAACCTCGTCGACGCGGGGGAGTGTGCGGACCTGATCGCCGCGGGTATCGACGACTGGGGCGGGGTGTCGCCGTTGACCCCCGACCACGTCAATCCGGAACGGCCGTGGCCGAACCTGGACACCCTGGCCGACATCACCGCGGCCAGCGGGTTCACCTTGACCGAGCGCCTCACCGCGCAGCCGCCCTACATCCTCGCCGGGTCGCCGTGGATCGACCCGAGGGTCGCCGGGCACGTGCGCGCGCTGGCCGACCCGGATACCGGGCTGGCCGCCGACGGGGCGATGCCGGTCGGGCGGCCGTGGCAGGAGCCCGACGAGGAATGGGAGTCGACCGGGCGGGTCGACCTCAACACCGAGATCGACGGCGAGGGCCGGCGCACCGAGACCCGCAGCGACCTGGGTTCGGCCTTCGGCGACTGGGAGACCGTCCGCAGCCAGGTGGCCGCGCTCGCCGACGCGGAGTCCGGCGCGCCGAGCCGGTTGTCGTCGGAGGTCGTCGCCGCGCTGCGCCGCGCCGAGGCCGACCCGGCCGGGTGCAGTGACGCGGACTATCTCGCGCTGGCCACCGCCGACGGCGATGACCTGGAAGCGGTTGTCGCGCTGGCGGATTCATTGCGCGCCGAGGTGGTCGGCCCCGACGTGACCTACGTCGTCAACCGGAACATCAACTTCACCAACATCTGCTACACCGGGTGCCGGTTCTGTGCCTTCGCCCAGCGCAAGGGCGACGCCGACGCCTTCACGCTGTCCGCCGACGAGGTGGCCGACCGGGCCTGGGAGGCCCATGTCGCCGGGGCCACCGAGGTCTGCATGCAGGGCGGCATCGACCCCGAACTGCCGGTCACCGGCTACGCCGACCTGGTGCGCGCGGTGAAGGCGCGCGTGCCGTCGATGCACGTCCACGCGTTCAGCCCGATGGAGATCGTCAACGGTGCGTCCCGCGGCGGCCAGTCGGTCCGCGATTGGTTGGTCGCGCTGCGCGAGGCCGGGTTGGACACGATCCCCGGTACCGCCGCGGAGATCCTCGACGACGAGGTCCGCTGGGTCCTCACCAAGGGCAAGCTGCCGACCGCGACGTGGATCGAGGTGATCTCCACCGCGCACAGCGTGGGCCTGCGCTCGAGTTCGACGATGATGTACGGCCACGTGGACGCGCCGAGGCACTGGGTGGGCCACCTCAACACGCTGCGGTCGATCCAGGACGAGACCGGCGGTTTCACCGAGTTCGTGCCGCTGCCGTTCGTCCACCAGAGTTCGCCGCTGTACCTGGCCGGGGCATCGCGGCCGGGGCCGACCCGCCGCGACAACCGGGCCGTCCACGCGCTGGCGCGGATCATGTTGCACGGACGCATCGACAACATCCAGACGAGCTGGGTCAAACTCGGCGTCGACGGTACCCGGGCGATGCTCAACGGCGGGGCCAACGACCTCGGCGGAACCCTGATGGAAGAGACCATCTCGCGCATGGCGGGGTCGATGCACGGGTCGGAGAAGACGGTTGCCGAGTTGCACGAGATTGCCGCGGGAATCGGTCGTCGGGCCCGGCAGCGGACCACCGAGTACGGGCGCGTTCAGGTCGATCGGGGTGACCTGCGCCATGCAGGTGGTGCCCCGATTTCGCTGGCCGTGGCCTATGACTTGTAA
- the fdxA gene encoding ferredoxin produces MVTYIIAEPCVDVMDKACVEECPVDCIYEGGRSLYIQPDECVDCGACEPVCPVEAIFYEDDVPDEWEPYVAANVDFFDDLGSPGGASKVGKTDYDPPFVKELPPMGEED; encoded by the coding sequence GTGGTGACTTACATCATCGCCGAGCCCTGCGTCGACGTCATGGACAAGGCCTGCGTCGAAGAATGCCCGGTGGATTGCATCTACGAGGGTGGTCGCAGCCTCTACATCCAGCCCGACGAGTGCGTGGACTGCGGTGCCTGTGAGCCGGTCTGCCCGGTGGAGGCCATCTTCTACGAGGACGACGTCCCCGACGAGTGGGAACCGTACGTGGCGGCCAATGTCGACTTCTTCGATGATCTGGGCTCCCCGGGCGGCGCGAGCAAGGTCGGCAAGACCGACTACGACCCGCCGTTCGTCAAGGAGCTGCCGCCGATGGGCGAGGAGGACTGA
- the dapC gene encoding succinyldiaminopimelate transaminase, whose translation MAASRIPVSASLPDFPWDTIAGARSTAAAHPGGIVDLSVGTPVDPVDPLIREALAAASEFPGYPLTVGTGELRAAAAAALHRRYDTVELAGEQILPVIGTKEAIAGVCSTLGLQSGSTVVLPKIAYPTYEVGALLAGATPVRADDSGTADLAEAALVFLNSPSNPTGAVLGVDELRAAVAWARERGAIVVSDECYLGLAWEAEAVSVLDPRVCDGDTTGLLAVHSLSKISNLASYRAGFFAGDRGLIAELLAVRKHSGLIVPFPIQAAMTAALADDRHVEEQAQRYRARREVLKPAVIEAGMRVDDSEAGLYLWATRDEDARVTHHWLAQRGILAAPGDFYGPAGATHVRIALTASDEQIAEAARRLRG comes from the coding sequence GTGGCGGCCAGTCGCATACCGGTCAGCGCCTCGCTGCCGGACTTCCCGTGGGACACCATCGCCGGTGCCCGAAGCACGGCCGCCGCGCATCCGGGCGGGATCGTCGACCTCTCCGTCGGCACCCCCGTCGACCCGGTCGACCCGCTCATCCGCGAGGCGTTGGCCGCGGCCTCGGAGTTCCCCGGCTATCCGCTGACCGTCGGTACCGGCGAGTTGCGCGCCGCCGCCGCGGCGGCGCTTCACCGGCGCTACGACACCGTCGAATTGGCCGGTGAGCAGATCCTGCCGGTCATCGGGACCAAGGAGGCGATCGCCGGGGTCTGCTCGACCCTGGGGTTGCAGTCCGGTTCGACGGTCGTGCTGCCGAAGATCGCCTACCCGACCTATGAGGTGGGCGCGCTGCTCGCGGGTGCGACTCCGGTTCGTGCCGACGATTCGGGTACCGCCGACCTGGCCGAGGCCGCCCTCGTCTTCCTGAACTCCCCGTCGAACCCCACCGGCGCGGTGCTGGGCGTCGACGAGTTGCGCGCCGCCGTTGCGTGGGCCCGCGAGCGCGGCGCGATCGTCGTGTCCGACGAGTGCTACCTGGGCCTGGCCTGGGAGGCCGAGGCGGTGTCGGTGCTCGACCCGCGCGTCTGCGACGGTGACACCACCGGACTGCTGGCCGTGCACTCGCTGTCCAAAATCTCCAACCTCGCGTCGTACCGCGCGGGCTTCTTCGCCGGCGATCGCGGGTTGATCGCCGAACTGCTGGCGGTGCGCAAGCACTCCGGACTCATCGTGCCCTTCCCGATCCAGGCGGCGATGACCGCGGCACTCGCCGACGACCGGCACGTCGAGGAGCAGGCCCAGCGCTATCGGGCGCGCCGAGAGGTCCTCAAGCCGGCGGTGATCGAGGCGGGGATGCGCGTCGACGACTCGGAGGCGGGGCTGTACCTGTGGGCGACCCGCGACGAGGATGCGCGCGTCACGCACCACTGGTTGGCGCAGCGCGGAATCCTCGCCGCCCCCGGCGACTTCTACGGCCCGGCCGGTGCGACGCACGTGCGCATCGCACTCACCGCCTCCGACGAGCAGATCGCCGAAGCGGCCCGACGCCTGCGCGGATAA
- the dapD gene encoding 2,3,4,5-tetrahydropyridine-2,6-dicarboxylate N-succinyltransferase → MSNQGAFAVGIATITIPDAGGAESVLDTWFPEPQLGVVSSSGTKILADADVPPELAPLVGTDADRGVRTVAVRTSIVDLTAAPLDAHDVYLRLHLLSHRLVAPHGVNLDGQFGLLSNVVWTNFGPCAVDGFEQVRVKLRARGNVTVNSIDKFPRMVDYVIPAGVRIGDASRVRLGAHLAEGTTVMHEGFVNFNAGTLGDSMVEGRISAGVVVGEGSDIGGGASTMGTLSGGGKEIITLGRRCLLGANSGCGIPLGDDCVIEAGLYVTAGTKVVGPDGTEVKARDLAGQSNILFRRNSTTGAVEVVPWKGDGIALNTALHKND, encoded by the coding sequence GTGAGCAACCAAGGAGCCTTCGCCGTAGGCATCGCGACCATCACCATCCCCGACGCCGGGGGCGCCGAAAGCGTCCTGGACACGTGGTTCCCCGAGCCGCAGTTGGGTGTCGTCTCGTCGTCGGGCACCAAGATCCTCGCCGATGCCGACGTTCCGCCGGAACTGGCGCCGCTGGTGGGCACCGACGCCGACCGCGGGGTCCGCACCGTCGCCGTGCGCACCAGCATCGTCGACCTGACCGCCGCGCCCCTCGACGCCCACGACGTCTACCTGCGCCTGCATCTGCTGAGCCATCGGCTGGTCGCGCCGCACGGGGTCAACCTGGACGGCCAGTTCGGCCTGTTGAGCAACGTCGTGTGGACCAACTTCGGCCCGTGCGCGGTCGACGGCTTCGAGCAGGTCCGCGTGAAGCTGCGCGCCCGCGGCAACGTGACCGTCAACTCGATCGACAAGTTCCCCCGCATGGTGGACTACGTGATCCCCGCCGGCGTCCGCATCGGCGACGCCAGCCGGGTCCGCCTGGGCGCCCACCTGGCCGAGGGCACCACCGTCATGCACGAGGGCTTCGTCAACTTCAACGCCGGCACCCTGGGCGACTCGATGGTCGAGGGCCGCATCTCGGCCGGCGTCGTCGTCGGCGAGGGTTCCGACATCGGCGGCGGTGCGTCGACGATGGGCACCCTGTCCGGCGGCGGCAAGGAGATCATCACCCTGGGCAGGCGCTGCCTGCTGGGTGCGAACTCCGGCTGCGGCATCCCCCTGGGCGACGACTGCGTCATCGAGGCGGGCCTCTACGTGACCGCCGGCACGAAGGTCGTCGGCCCCGACGGCACCGAGGTGAAGGCCCGCGACCTGGCCGGCCAGTCCAACATCCTGTTCCGCCGCAACAGCACCACCGGCGCAGTCGAGGTCGTGCCGTGGAAGGGTGACGGCATCGCCCTCAACACGGCCCTGCACAAGAACGACTGA
- a CDS encoding DUF485 domain-containing protein has product MPESDDPQRSVPTGEEFLTAAASPEFEHLRRILLRFVFPMTAFFLVWYATYALLGAFAHEFMATQVWGRINMGIVLGLLQFVTTFAITFAYIRFADRKLDPAAEVVRQGFADGRYAAEAGR; this is encoded by the coding sequence GTGCCCGAATCCGACGACCCCCAGCGGTCGGTTCCCACCGGCGAGGAGTTCCTCACCGCCGCCGCGAGCCCCGAGTTCGAGCACTTGCGCCGCATCCTTCTCCGATTCGTCTTCCCGATGACCGCCTTCTTCCTCGTCTGGTACGCGACTTACGCCCTGCTCGGCGCTTTCGCCCACGAATTCATGGCGACGCAGGTGTGGGGTCGGATCAACATGGGCATCGTGTTGGGGCTGCTGCAGTTCGTGACCACCTTCGCCATCACCTTCGCCTACATCCGGTTCGCCGACCGCAAGCTCGACCCCGCGGCCGAAGTGGTGCGCCAGGGCTTCGCCGACGGCCGCTACGCTGCCGAGGCCGGCCGATGA
- a CDS encoding solute symporter family protein codes for MNAAAAASGVGNPAVNIAIFVAFVAVTLTVVIKVSSNNKTASQFFTGGSSFSGPQNGIAIAGDYLSAASFLGIAGAIAVYGYDGFLYSIGFLVAWLVALLLVAELLRNTGRFTMADVLSFRLRERPVRTAAAISTLTVSLFYLLAQMAGAGGLVALLLDVSSRTGQSIVIAVVGVLMIAYVLIGGMKGTTWVQIIKAVLLIAGAAVMTAIVLVKVGLNVSDLFGQAQTAIGNSSDKAVAARDVLAPGAKYGATMTTKIDFLSLAIALVLGTAGLPHVLMRFYTVPTATEARRSVVWAISLIGAFYLFTLILGYGAAAIVGPDKILAAAGKENAAAPLLALELGGTVLLGVISAVAFATILAVVAGLAITASASFAHDIYASVIKRGNCSGEEQVRVSRITVVVLGVLGIVLGILANGQNIAFLVALAFAVAASANLPTILYSLYWRRFNTRGALWSMYGGLASAIILIVFSPAVSGGKSSMLPNADFAWFPLQNPGLVSIPLAFVLGIVGTLTSAERGDPKRNAEMEVRSLTGVGAAGAIDH; via the coding sequence ATGAACGCCGCGGCGGCCGCGTCGGGAGTGGGCAATCCCGCCGTCAACATCGCCATCTTCGTCGCCTTTGTGGCCGTGACGCTCACCGTGGTGATCAAGGTCAGCAGCAACAACAAGACGGCGTCGCAGTTCTTCACCGGCGGCAGTTCGTTCTCCGGACCGCAGAACGGCATCGCCATCGCCGGCGATTACCTGTCGGCGGCCAGCTTCCTCGGCATCGCCGGCGCCATCGCGGTGTACGGCTACGACGGTTTTCTCTACTCGATCGGCTTCCTGGTCGCCTGGCTCGTCGCGCTGCTGCTGGTGGCCGAGCTGTTGCGCAACACCGGCCGGTTCACCATGGCCGATGTCCTCAGCTTCCGGCTGCGCGAGCGCCCGGTCCGTACCGCGGCCGCCATCTCGACGCTGACGGTGTCGCTGTTCTACCTGCTGGCCCAGATGGCCGGTGCCGGCGGCCTGGTGGCGCTGCTGCTGGACGTGTCTTCGCGCACCGGGCAGTCGATCGTCATCGCGGTCGTGGGCGTGCTGATGATCGCCTACGTGCTCATCGGCGGCATGAAGGGCACCACCTGGGTGCAGATCATCAAGGCCGTCCTACTCATCGCCGGGGCCGCGGTCATGACCGCCATCGTGCTGGTCAAAGTCGGGCTCAACGTCTCCGACCTGTTCGGCCAGGCGCAGACCGCGATCGGGAACTCCTCGGACAAGGCGGTCGCCGCCCGCGACGTCCTCGCGCCCGGCGCGAAATACGGCGCGACGATGACGACGAAGATCGACTTCCTCTCCCTGGCCATTGCGCTGGTCCTGGGCACGGCCGGTCTGCCGCACGTCCTGATGCGCTTCTACACCGTGCCGACGGCCACGGAGGCGCGCCGCTCGGTGGTCTGGGCGATCAGCCTGATCGGCGCCTTCTACCTGTTCACGCTGATCCTCGGATACGGTGCCGCGGCGATCGTCGGTCCCGACAAGATCTTGGCCGCGGCGGGCAAGGAGAACGCGGCGGCCCCGCTGCTGGCGCTCGAACTGGGCGGCACGGTCTTGCTCGGGGTCATCTCGGCCGTCGCGTTCGCCACCATCCTCGCGGTGGTGGCCGGCCTGGCGATCACGGCGTCGGCCTCGTTCGCGCACGACATCTACGCCAGCGTGATCAAGCGCGGCAACTGCAGCGGCGAGGAACAGGTGCGCGTCTCGCGCATCACCGTCGTGGTCCTGGGCGTCCTCGGCATCGTGCTGGGCATCCTGGCCAACGGGCAGAACATCGCCTTCCTGGTCGCGCTGGCCTTCGCCGTCGCCGCGTCGGCGAATCTGCCCACGATCCTGTACTCGCTGTATTGGCGCCGGTTCAACACCCGGGGCGCGCTGTGGAGCATGTACGGCGGTCTCGCGTCGGCGATCATCCTGATCGTGTTCTCCCCGGCGGTGTCGGGCGGCAAGTCGTCGATGCTGCCCAACGCCGACTTCGCCTGGTTCCCGCTGCAGAACCCGGGGCTGGTCTCGATCCCGCTGGCCTTCGTCCTGGGCATCGTCGGGACGCTGACCTCGGCCGAGCGCGGTGATCCGAAGCGCAACGCGGAGATGGAGGTCCGGTCGTTGACCGGGGTCGGCGCTGCGGGCGCCATCGATCACTAG
- the dapE gene encoding succinyl-diaminopimelate desuccinylase: MALDLRADPAELTAALIDIPSESRDETTIADAVEAALREQTTGFEVLRHGNRVLARTRLGRERRVMLAGHLDTVPIADNVPHRWEDGADGAVIHGCGSVDMKSGDAVFLHLAATLREPRHDLTLVFYDCEEIAAEFNGLGAIEAELPEWLDADVAILGEPTGGLIEAGCQGTLRVRVTAHGTRAHTARAWMGDNAIHRLGGLLQVLGAYQPRRVDIDGCEYREGLQAVAVSGGVAGNVVPDEAAVDINFRFAPDRSSEQALAHVREVIAGAPGGADLGVEVTDLAPGALPGLANPAAAELVAAADHRFRAKYGWTDVARFAARGIPAVNFGPGDPSIAHMRDEHVPVGQIHQVHRVLRDYLGGGAR, encoded by the coding sequence ATGGCTCTGGACTTGCGCGCCGATCCGGCGGAGTTGACCGCTGCGCTCATCGACATCCCCAGCGAGTCGCGCGACGAGACGACGATCGCCGACGCGGTCGAGGCGGCCCTGCGCGAGCAGACGACCGGCTTCGAGGTGTTGCGCCACGGCAACCGCGTGCTCGCCCGCACCCGGCTGGGGCGAGAACGGCGGGTCATGCTCGCCGGGCACCTGGACACGGTTCCGATCGCCGACAACGTCCCGCACCGGTGGGAGGACGGCGCCGACGGCGCGGTGATCCACGGCTGCGGCAGCGTGGACATGAAGTCGGGCGACGCGGTGTTCCTGCACCTGGCCGCGACGCTGCGCGAACCGCGCCACGACCTGACGCTGGTGTTCTACGACTGCGAGGAGATCGCCGCCGAGTTCAACGGGCTCGGTGCGATCGAGGCGGAGTTGCCGGAGTGGCTCGACGCCGACGTGGCGATCCTGGGCGAACCGACGGGCGGGCTCATCGAAGCCGGGTGTCAGGGAACGCTGCGGGTACGGGTCACCGCGCACGGCACCCGGGCGCACACCGCCCGGGCGTGGATGGGGGACAACGCGATTCACCGGTTGGGCGGGCTATTGCAGGTGCTGGGGGCCTATCAGCCCCGGCGCGTGGACATCGACGGCTGCGAGTACCGGGAGGGCCTGCAGGCCGTCGCGGTCAGCGGCGGCGTGGCGGGCAACGTGGTCCCCGACGAGGCCGCTGTCGACATCAACTTCCGGTTCGCGCCCGACCGCAGCTCCGAGCAGGCGCTCGCGCATGTCCGCGAGGTGATCGCCGGCGCCCCCGGTGGCGCCGACCTGGGCGTCGAGGTCACCGATCTGGCGCCGGGCGCACTGCCCGGCTTGGCCAACCCCGCCGCGGCGGAACTGGTGGCCGCCGCCGACCACCGATTCCGCGCCAAGTACGGGTGGACCGACGTGGCGCGGTTCGCCGCGCGCGGCATCCCGGCGGTCAATTTCGGCCCCGGCGACCCGAGCATTGCGCACATGCGCGACGAGCACGTCCCGGTGGGCCAGATCCACCAGGTCCACCGCGTGTTGCGCGACTACCTGGGCGGGGGTGCGCGGTGA
- a CDS encoding TIGR00730 family Rossman fold protein: MTEPDRGRYSGPTWTSGDATDLSVTSDRRLLNRRPPRCQADVNQIKIDDSWRVLRIQAEFVDGFDALLHVEDAVTVFGSARTRLGTPEYELGVDLGRAIGEAGYAVITGGGPGSMESVNRGARQAGARSIGLGIELPFEQGLNPFIDTGMNFRYFFARKTMFVKYAQAFVCLPGGFGTLDELFEALTLVQTHKVTQFPIILVGRAFWGGLVDWLRSTLVDEGMIDPADPDLLSVVETPAEVVAVLDASRAAREEA, encoded by the coding sequence GTGACCGAACCCGACCGCGGGCGCTACTCGGGCCCGACGTGGACCAGCGGGGATGCCACCGACCTGTCGGTGACGTCGGACCGCCGGCTGCTGAACCGCCGTCCGCCGCGCTGTCAAGCCGACGTCAACCAGATCAAGATCGACGACTCCTGGCGGGTGCTGCGCATCCAGGCGGAGTTCGTCGACGGTTTCGACGCGCTGCTGCACGTCGAAGACGCCGTCACCGTCTTCGGTTCGGCGCGCACGCGGTTGGGCACCCCCGAATACGAGTTGGGCGTGGACCTCGGCCGCGCGATCGGGGAGGCCGGATATGCGGTCATCACCGGCGGCGGGCCGGGCAGCATGGAATCGGTGAACCGCGGCGCACGGCAGGCCGGCGCGCGCTCCATCGGATTGGGCATCGAGCTGCCGTTCGAACAGGGCCTCAACCCGTTCATCGACACCGGGATGAACTTCCGCTACTTCTTCGCCCGCAAGACGATGTTCGTGAAGTACGCGCAGGCCTTCGTCTGCCTGCCGGGGGGCTTCGGCACGCTCGACGAGCTCTTCGAGGCGCTGACCCTGGTGCAGACCCACAAGGTCACCCAGTTCCCGATCATCCTGGTCGGCCGCGCGTTCTGGGGCGGGTTGGTCGACTGGCTGCGGTCCACGCTGGTCGACGAGGGGATGATCGACCCGGCGGACCCGGATCTGCTGAGCGTCGTGGAAACGCCGGCCGAGGTGGTGGCCGTCCTCGACGCGTCCCGGGCGGCGCGGGAGGAGGCGTAG
- a CDS encoding TIGR00730 family Rossman fold protein yields the protein MASVCVYCASGPVPQHYLELAAELGTALGAAGHTLVSGGGNVSMMGAVGAAVRAAGGRTVGIIPGHLVDREAADTDSDELVVTETMRERKRLMEARADAFITLPGGIGTLEELFETWTGGFLGEHDKPVVLLDADGFYQPMLRWLRDLRADGFVSDEALDRLLVVGSVGAAVSLVTQQ from the coding sequence GTGGCGTCGGTCTGCGTGTATTGCGCGTCCGGACCGGTGCCGCAGCACTACCTGGAGTTGGCGGCCGAGTTGGGGACCGCGCTCGGCGCGGCCGGCCACACGCTGGTCAGCGGCGGCGGAAACGTCTCGATGATGGGTGCGGTGGGCGCGGCGGTGCGGGCGGCCGGCGGGCGGACCGTCGGGATCATTCCGGGCCACCTCGTCGACCGCGAGGCCGCCGACACCGACAGCGACGAACTGGTCGTCACCGAGACTATGCGGGAGCGCAAGCGCCTGATGGAGGCCCGTGCCGATGCGTTCATCACGTTGCCCGGGGGGATCGGGACCCTCGAGGAACTGTTCGAGACGTGGACCGGGGGATTCCTCGGCGAGCACGACAAGCCGGTGGTGCTGCTCGACGCCGACGGCTTCTACCAGCCGATGCTGCGATGGCTGCGCGACCTGCGCGCCGACGGATTCGTTTCCGACGAGGCGCTCGACCGCCTCCTCGTCGTCGGATCCGTGGGTGCTGCTGTGAGCTTGGTTACCCAACAGTAA